In Asterias rubens chromosome 17, eAstRub1.3, whole genome shotgun sequence, a genomic segment contains:
- the LOC117301780 gene encoding ryncolin-2-like gives MVVFIVESCKGDCTKRFSEDFNKAHNRAFGNHVLTRKNVSSPVICGRDCSIHPHCASFNYYTCSHVCQLNNATQSQSPDDFNELQGVAYYDDNLETPSLSAPDSEQFSSCLKLYQNGSHNNGIYNIYPACQTEGVKVYCDMEKDGGGWIVLQRRQDGSVYFHRNWAEYQSGFGNLSTEFWLGNDIIRDLTTSGQWQLMVNMTDWDGTTAWASYDEFAISGDKYTLHVGSYDGNSSAGDSMAYHNGQSFSTKDQDNDSFMYGKCVRETGNRGGWWFNYCMKSNLNGHYHLQGYVEWESGLKWSSWKGLEYSLRICSMKIREVL, from the coding sequence ATGGTTGTTTTCATTGTGGAAAGTTGCAAAGGTGATTGCACAAAACGGTTCAGTGAAGACTTCAATAAGGCCCATAATCGTGCGTTTGGAAATCATGTGCTTACGAGGAAGAATGTGTCATCTCCTGTGATCTGTGGGCGAGACTGCTCTATACATCCACACTGTGCATCATTCAACTACTACACGTGTAGCCATGTTTGTCAGTTGAACAATGCTACTCAATCTCAAAGCCCCGATGACTTCAATGAGCTGCAAGGAGTTGCCTACTATGATGACAACTTGGAAACTCCTTCACTTTCAGCACCAGACTCTGAACAGTTTAGTAGTTGTCTGAAGTTATACCAGAATGGTAGCCATAATAACGGCATCTACAACATCTACCCTGCCTGTCAGACTGAAGGAGTGAAGgtctactgtgatatggagaAAGATGGAGGAGGCTGGATCGTGTTGCAGAGGAGACAAGATGGCTCAGTTTACTTTCATCGTAATTGGGCAGAATACCAATCTGGTTTTGGTAATCTCTCTACTGAGTTCTGGCTGGGTAATGACATCATACGTGACCTTACTACGTCAGGACAATGGCAATTAATGGTAAATATGACTGATTGGGACGGAACCACAGCTTGGGCCAGTTATGATGAGTTCGCTATATCAGGTGATAAGTACACTCTCCATGTTGGTTCCTATGATGGCAACAGTTCAGCTGGAGATTCAATGGCGTATCATAATGGCCAGTCCTTCAGTACCAAGGATCAGGACAATGATAGTTTTATGTATGGAAAATGTGTAAGGGAAACAGGTAATAGGGGAGGATGGTGGTTTAACTACTGTATGAAATCTAATCTAAATGGCCATTACCACCTTCAGGGTTATGTGGAATGGGAAAGCGGTTTAAAATGGTCGAGCTGGAAAGGTTTAGAGTACTCCCTGAGGATCTGCTCAATGAAAATACGAGAAGTCCTATAA